The following are from one region of the Salvia hispanica cultivar TCC Black 2014 chromosome 1, UniMelb_Shisp_WGS_1.0, whole genome shotgun sequence genome:
- the LOC125202894 gene encoding ferric reduction oxidase 2-like isoform X1 yields the protein MDPQRRGTPGGGGGKRAMRAAIAALAAAVFAGYLVLFVAMPTYAYKHTWLPALRAKTTTTYFGTNQGANLLVFTSPIVVIALLGCVYLHLGKNNNSQIKNTKSGEGENRIGIWKRPMIIKGLGIVSRIELAFFLMFIALLIWNLATYLHNDFARITTISTARSGEKVWEAKLDMAALRLGMVGNIALTFLFFPVTRGSSVLQFLGLTSEGSIKYHIWVGHIVMTLFTAHGLCYIIYWASTHRISQMMKWENTGISNIAGEISLLAGLFLWATTFPRIRKRMFELFFYTHYLYILFVFFFVLHVGVSYASIMLPGFFLFMIDRYLRFLQSRHHVRLVSARVLPCHTVELNFSKNKGLNYSPTSIIFMNVPSISKLQWHPFTVSSSSSLESDNISVIIKREGKWTTKLIDLVASPTPPDRLDVSIEGPYGPASTDFLRHDLLVMVSGGSGVTPFISIIRDLIHTAETLKHPTPQILLVAAFKYSADLTMLDLILPISGAPPHLSNLNLQIEAYVTRQNQPPPPPQENDKSPRTVGFNPSPTDPPLAATLGNGSSWLWLAAVIASSFITYLVAIGMLTRYYIYPIDRNSNRVYSTAARAAIHVAIICAAVVAASTAGFLWNKARAGKETTQIRNMAASPPCGDAEMESLPRLSLAESINVHYGERPDLKRYLFERKESSVGVLVCGPKKLRRQVAYICSSGLVQNLHFESISFSW from the exons ATGGATCCACAAAGAAGAGGGACGCCGGGGGGTGGCGGTGGCAAGAGAGCTATGCGGGCGGCGATAGCGGCGTTGGCGGCGGCGGTGTTTGCCGGCTACCTTGTTTTGTTTGTGGCGATGCCAACATACGCCTATAAACATACATGGCTGCCGGCGCTCCGAGCTAAAACCACCACCACTTACTTCGGAACCAACCAAG GTGCAAATTTGTTGGTATTCACATCTCCAATTGTGGTAATTGCACTATTGGGATGTGTGTATCTTCATCTAGGCAAGAACAACAACTCCCAAATCAAGAATACCAAGAG TGGAGAAGGAGAGAATCGGATAGGGATATGGAAGAGGCCAATGATCATCAAAGGGCTAGGAATTGTTTCAAGAATCGAGCTTGCTTTCTTCCTCATGTTTATTGCTCTTCTTATTTGGAATTTAGCCACCTATTTACACAACGATTTTGCAAGAATTACTACCATTTCTACCGCAcgaagtggagaaaaagt GTGGGAGGCGAAGCTGGACATGGCGGCGCTCCGGCTGGGAATGGTCGGAAACATAGCGTTGACTTTCCTATTCTTCCCGGTGACACGTGGCTCATCGGTGCTGCAGTTTTTGGGGCTAACGTCGGAGGGTAGCATTAAATACCATATATGGGTGGGCCACATTGTCATGACCTTATTCACCGCTCATGGCCTATGTTACATCATCTACTGGGCTTCCACTCATCGAATATCACag ATGATGAAATGGGAAAATACAGGAATCTCAAATATAGCAGGAGAGATATCTCTGTTAGCAGGATTATTCCTATGGGCTACCACATTTCCAAGGATTAGAAAAAGAATGTTTGAGCTCTTCTTCTACACACATTACCTCTACATTCTCtttgtcttcttcttcgtgCTTCATGTTGGCGTCAGCTACGCCTCCATAATGCTCCCCGGCTTCTTCCTCTTCATGATTGACCGATACCTCAGATTCCTCCAATCGAGGCACCACGTTCGCCTCGTCTCCGCTCGGGTCCTTCCTTGCCACACCGTCGAGCTCAACTTCTCCAAGAACAAAG GTTTAAACTACAGTCCAACTAGCATCATATTCATGAATGTGCCAAGCATTTCTAAGCTGCAATGGCATCCATTTACTGTTAGTTCAAGTAGTAGTTTGGAGAGTGATAACATAAGTGTGATCATTAAAAGGGAAGGAAAATGGACTACTAAACTCATTGACTTGGTTGCTTCACCCACTCCGCCCGATCGCCTCGATGTCTCCATCGAAGGGCCTTACGGACCTGCCTCGACCGATTTCCTAAG GCACGACCTCCTAGTGATGGTGAGCGGTGGCAGCGGTGTGACCCCGTTCATCTCCATCATCCGCGACCTCATCCACACGGCCGAAACCCTAAAACACCCGACCCCGCAGATCCTCCTCGTCGCCGCCTTCAAGTACTCAGCCGACCTCACCATGCTCGACCTCATCCTCCCAATCTCCGGCGCCCCACCGCACCTCTCCAACCTAAATCTCCAAATCGAGGCCTACGTCACCCGCCAGAAtcagccgccgccgccgccacagGAAAACGACAAGTCCCCTCGCACAGTCGGGTTCAACCCGAGCCCGACCGACCCGCCCCTCGCCGCAACCCTAGGCAACGGCAGCAGCTGGCTGTGGCTCGCCGCCGTGATCGCCTCGTCATTCATCACCTACCTCGTGGCAATCGGGATGTTAACGAGGTACTACATCTATCCGATCGATCGGAACTCGAATCGAGTGTACTCCACGGCCGCGAGAGCCGCGATCCACGTGGCGATCATCTGCGCGGCTGTGGTGGCGGCCTCGACGGCCGGATTTTTGTGGAATAAGGCGCGGGCGGGAAAGGAGACGACGCAGATACGGAATATGGCCGCGTCGCCACCGTGTGGCGACGCGGAGATGGAGAGCTTGCCGCGGCTGTCGCTGGCGGAGTCCATCAATGTTCACTATGGGGAAAGGCCGGATCTTAAGA GATATTTGTTCGAGCGGAAGGAGTCGAGTGTTGGAGTTTTGGTTTGTGGGCCGAAGAAGTTGAGGCGTCAGGTTGCGTATATATGTTCATCGGGTTTGGTTCAAAATCTGCATTTTGAGTCTATCAGTTTTAGTTGGTGA
- the LOC125202894 gene encoding ferric reduction oxidase 2-like isoform X2 yields MDSGEGENRIGIWKRPMIIKGLGIVSRIELAFFLMFIALLIWNLATYLHNDFARITTISTARSGEKVWEAKLDMAALRLGMVGNIALTFLFFPVTRGSSVLQFLGLTSEGSIKYHIWVGHIVMTLFTAHGLCYIIYWASTHRISQMMKWENTGISNIAGEISLLAGLFLWATTFPRIRKRMFELFFYTHYLYILFVFFFVLHVGVSYASIMLPGFFLFMIDRYLRFLQSRHHVRLVSARVLPCHTVELNFSKNKGLNYSPTSIIFMNVPSISKLQWHPFTVSSSSSLESDNISVIIKREGKWTTKLIDLVASPTPPDRLDVSIEGPYGPASTDFLRHDLLVMVSGGSGVTPFISIIRDLIHTAETLKHPTPQILLVAAFKYSADLTMLDLILPISGAPPHLSNLNLQIEAYVTRQNQPPPPPQENDKSPRTVGFNPSPTDPPLAATLGNGSSWLWLAAVIASSFITYLVAIGMLTRYYIYPIDRNSNRVYSTAARAAIHVAIICAAVVAASTAGFLWNKARAGKETTQIRNMAASPPCGDAEMESLPRLSLAESINVHYGERPDLKRYLFERKESSVGVLVCGPKKLRRQVAYICSSGLVQNLHFESISFSW; encoded by the exons ATGGACAGTGGAGAAGGAGAGAATCGGATAGGGATATGGAAGAGGCCAATGATCATCAAAGGGCTAGGAATTGTTTCAAGAATCGAGCTTGCTTTCTTCCTCATGTTTATTGCTCTTCTTATTTGGAATTTAGCCACCTATTTACACAACGATTTTGCAAGAATTACTACCATTTCTACCGCAcgaagtggagaaaaagt GTGGGAGGCGAAGCTGGACATGGCGGCGCTCCGGCTGGGAATGGTCGGAAACATAGCGTTGACTTTCCTATTCTTCCCGGTGACACGTGGCTCATCGGTGCTGCAGTTTTTGGGGCTAACGTCGGAGGGTAGCATTAAATACCATATATGGGTGGGCCACATTGTCATGACCTTATTCACCGCTCATGGCCTATGTTACATCATCTACTGGGCTTCCACTCATCGAATATCACag ATGATGAAATGGGAAAATACAGGAATCTCAAATATAGCAGGAGAGATATCTCTGTTAGCAGGATTATTCCTATGGGCTACCACATTTCCAAGGATTAGAAAAAGAATGTTTGAGCTCTTCTTCTACACACATTACCTCTACATTCTCtttgtcttcttcttcgtgCTTCATGTTGGCGTCAGCTACGCCTCCATAATGCTCCCCGGCTTCTTCCTCTTCATGATTGACCGATACCTCAGATTCCTCCAATCGAGGCACCACGTTCGCCTCGTCTCCGCTCGGGTCCTTCCTTGCCACACCGTCGAGCTCAACTTCTCCAAGAACAAAG GTTTAAACTACAGTCCAACTAGCATCATATTCATGAATGTGCCAAGCATTTCTAAGCTGCAATGGCATCCATTTACTGTTAGTTCAAGTAGTAGTTTGGAGAGTGATAACATAAGTGTGATCATTAAAAGGGAAGGAAAATGGACTACTAAACTCATTGACTTGGTTGCTTCACCCACTCCGCCCGATCGCCTCGATGTCTCCATCGAAGGGCCTTACGGACCTGCCTCGACCGATTTCCTAAG GCACGACCTCCTAGTGATGGTGAGCGGTGGCAGCGGTGTGACCCCGTTCATCTCCATCATCCGCGACCTCATCCACACGGCCGAAACCCTAAAACACCCGACCCCGCAGATCCTCCTCGTCGCCGCCTTCAAGTACTCAGCCGACCTCACCATGCTCGACCTCATCCTCCCAATCTCCGGCGCCCCACCGCACCTCTCCAACCTAAATCTCCAAATCGAGGCCTACGTCACCCGCCAGAAtcagccgccgccgccgccacagGAAAACGACAAGTCCCCTCGCACAGTCGGGTTCAACCCGAGCCCGACCGACCCGCCCCTCGCCGCAACCCTAGGCAACGGCAGCAGCTGGCTGTGGCTCGCCGCCGTGATCGCCTCGTCATTCATCACCTACCTCGTGGCAATCGGGATGTTAACGAGGTACTACATCTATCCGATCGATCGGAACTCGAATCGAGTGTACTCCACGGCCGCGAGAGCCGCGATCCACGTGGCGATCATCTGCGCGGCTGTGGTGGCGGCCTCGACGGCCGGATTTTTGTGGAATAAGGCGCGGGCGGGAAAGGAGACGACGCAGATACGGAATATGGCCGCGTCGCCACCGTGTGGCGACGCGGAGATGGAGAGCTTGCCGCGGCTGTCGCTGGCGGAGTCCATCAATGTTCACTATGGGGAAAGGCCGGATCTTAAGA GATATTTGTTCGAGCGGAAGGAGTCGAGTGTTGGAGTTTTGGTTTGTGGGCCGAAGAAGTTGAGGCGTCAGGTTGCGTATATATGTTCATCGGGTTTGGTTCAAAATCTGCATTTTGAGTCTATCAGTTTTAGTTGGTGA